In Theileria equi strain WA chromosome 4 map unlocalized gcontig_1105316255033, whole genome shotgun sequence, the following are encoded in one genomic region:
- a CDS encoding hypothetical protein (encoded by transcript BEWA_012840A), with product MITSTLFQNYLLIRHYMKQPPSPNNHLYVVHFFYPLIFTSIGPQNTGDHFFKVGTTYLFDEEYHSWCKKLSKDVISGILDTPKPLSDIVKQIYPSVHASLVEFILKKSGESPTREFCSQDVDLAMQFIEALRKEVLRLTSSDSTIGGYLFKAQNGEYDDFSPFEIKADGEFFADYNEALDAFFTKSEIKKEEKKVVDKKPTKLKKIKLDQDRREGKLIDEIKVLQTDIEILQENIDLVDKCLNLIRTLIATGASWKDIQDQIEIQKTLKHPIAQRIAKIDIPNQIVTFAGDPNDKSGPEIEYGLSCHQNLEKMYSKKKKLESKLERTKIGREFALKKVNKEKEKEQTQVKGPTHKITTLRKRFWFEKFYWFITSDGYLVLGGRDALQNEILVKKYLTKGDLYFHADIHGASSCILKNPGQVAEIPQTSIDQGGCFAVCHSNAWNQKFMVPSWWVYHHQVSKTPPTGEFVPQGSFVIRGKKNYIQPQKLEMGLTVVFHIGNVDEDEDNAAVEANIEEEQNDEPKDDFGGDESKLTESDEVDENVTSEESESGDKESEDDKSDESEEAVNDSRDSEDDDDEDEKKMHKPSVRINTESVTITEIECTVKRSTKQRKATGYPKALEVDLESIKEQLGALNLLAEPKDGHVNITEPGKLFHTEEASRKIRERIPTGVKKKEPMSKAARNKLAKMKKKYGSDDEETQELRRLLTGSTKLKVIKQAEEEPAVQPSAPRPRTQPSQDTLKTIDDKELERYMKQFNRLCKDPKEDDIILNAIPMCAPFSALREFKTRIKLVPGNTKKGAIASQALHQFAKSDEKRANYIKLITSDQLILTMIGNCKVPTSK from the coding sequence ATGATCACTTCTACTTTGTTTCAAAATTACCTTTTAATAAGACACTACATGAAACAACCACCATCTCCTAACAATCATCTTTATGTCGTGCATTTCTTTTATCCACTCATATTTACATCTATAGGACCACAAAATACTGGGGATCACTTTTTCAAGGTAGGAACTACCTACTTGTTCGACGAGGAATACCACTCCTGGTGCAAAAAATTGTCTAAAGACGTTATTTCTGGTATACTAGATACTCCAAAACCACTTTCAGATATTGTCAAACAAATTTATCCTAGCGTACATGCTAGCCTTGTGGAATTCATACTCAAAAAGtctggagaatctccaaCGAGAGAATTTTGTAGTCAGGATGTTGATCTTGCAATGCAGTTTATAGAGGCACTGAGGAAAGAAGTACTTCGTCTAACTTCTTCTGATTCCACAATTGGTGGTTACCTCTTCAAGGCccaaaatggagaatacGACGATTTCAGCCCATTCGAGATCAAAGCTGATGGCGAATTCTTTGCGGACTATAATGAGGCGTTAGATGCATTTTTCACAAAGAGtgaaattaaaaaggaagaaaagaagGTTGTCGACAAGAAACCTACAAAACTTAAAAAGATTAAACTGGATCAAGACAGAAGAGAAGGCAAATTAATTGATGAAATCAAAGTGCTTCAAACGGATATTGAAATTTTGCAAGAAAACATTGACCTCGTGGATAAGTGCTTGAACCTTATTAGAACTTTAATCGCTACTGGAGCATCCTGGAAGGATATCCAAGATCAAATTGAGATACAAAAAACGTTAAAGCATCCCATAGCTCAAAGAATTGCAAAGATTGATATTCCAAATCAAATAGTTACGTTTGCAGGGGATCCAAATGATAAAAGTGGTCCAGAAATAGAATATGGTCTTTCTTGCCACCagaatctggaaaaaaTGTACAGTAAGAAAAAGAAACTTGAATCAAAGCTGGAACGTACAAAAATAGGAAGAGAGTTTGCTCTCAAAAAAGTGAAcaaagaaaaggaaaaggagcAAACCCAAGTCAAGGGACCAACTCACAAAATTACAACACTGAGAAAACGCTTTtggtttgaaaagttttacTGGTTTATAACCAGCGATGGGTATCTTGTTCTCGGTGGAAGAGATGCATTGCAAAATGAGATCTTGGTCAAAAAGTATCTCACAAAGGGCGATTTATATTTCCATGCGGATATTCATGGAGCATCAAGTTGTATATTAAAGAATCCCGGACAAGTTGCCGAAATCCCCCAAACCTCCATTGATCAAGGTGGATGTTTTGCAGTGTGCCACAGTAATGCATGGAACCAAAAGTTTATGGTACCAAGTTGGTGGGTCTATCATCACCAAGTTTCAAAGACTCCACCAACTGGCGAATTCGTTCCTCAGGGATCGTTTGTCATTAGAGGAAAAAAGAATTACATACAACCACAAAAATTAGAAATGGGACTAACTGTCGTATTTCATATCGGAAatgttgatgaagatgaagataatgCCGCTGTAGAAGCCAATATCGAGGAGGAGCAGAATGATGAACCCAAGGATGATTTTGGTGGTGACGAATCTAAACTCACCGAAAGTGACGAAGTAGACGAAAATGTCACAAGCGAGGAATCTGAAAGTGGAGATAAAGAGTCGGAAGACGACAAAAGTGACGAATCTGAAGAGGCGGTGAATGACTCAAGAGATAGTGAGGATGATGATGAcgaagatgaaaagaaaatgCACAAGCCCTCTGTAAGAATAAATACGGAATCAGTGACAATAACCGAAATAGAGTGTACTGTTAAAAGAAGCACAAAGCAGAGAAAGGCGACGGGGTATCCCAAGGCTTTAGAAGTAGACTTGGAATCCATAAAGGAACAATTAGGGGCGCTCAACCTCCTGGCCGAGCCAAAAGATGGGCATGTAAATATAACAGAGCCTGGGAAGCTATTCCACACGGAAGAAGCGTCCAGGAAAATAAGAGAGCGCATACCAACCGGCgtaaagaaaaaggaaCCCATGTCAAAGGCTGCAAGGAATAAGCTCgccaagatgaagaaaaagtaTGGAAGCGACGACGAGGAAACTCAGGAGCTAAGAAGACTCTTGACTGGGTCTACAAAGCTCAAGGTCATCAAACAGGCTGAGGAGGAGCCCGCAGTTCAACCGAGCGCACCAAGGCCGAGGACGCAGCCATCTCAGGATACGCTCAAGACGATTGACGACAAGGAACTTGAGCGGTACATGAAGCAGTTTAATCGTCTATGCAAGGATCCGAAGGAGGACGACATTATTCTCAATGCAATTCCAATGTGTGCACCCTTTTCAGCCCTAAGAGAGTTCAAGACAAGGATTAAACTGGTCCCAGGGAACACCAAAAAGGGCGCCATTGCCTCTCAGGCTCTCCACCAATTCGCAAAGTCGGACGAGAAGAGAGCGAATTACATCAAACTCATCACCAGCGACCAGCTCATTCTCACCATGATTGGCAACTGCAAGGTTCCAACCAGCAAGTAG